The sequence below is a genomic window from Prosthecobacter dejongeii.
ACCCGAGACATCCGCCGGAAAATGACATTTTTTCGCGGTGAATTGCACTCGCGCGAATTCGTGCTAGTCTGGCCTCCCCCGGTTTGCCTCCACCCGGCAGACGGGAACGTATCCTTCACACACCATGGGCAAAACACTCTTCGAAAAAGTCTGGGAATCTCACGTCGTCGGAACTCTTGCGAACGGCCAGACGCAGCTTCTCATTGATACCCACCTGGTGCATGAAGTGACCAGCCCGCAGGCCTTCGGTATGCTGCGCGACCTCAACCTGAAGGTAGCCTACCCGCACCGCACCTTCGCGACGGTGGACCACATCGTCCCGACCGATAGCCAGGTCTCGCCTTTCTCCGATCCTCTCGCTGAGGCGATGATCCAGGAGCTGAACAAGAATGCGCAGGAATTTGGCATCACCTACTTCAGCCTAGCCAGCGGCAAGCAGGGCATCGTCCACGTCGTCGGGCCAGAGCAGGGCATCACCCAGCCAGGCACCACCATCGCCTGTGGCGACTCCCACACCGCCACTCACGGCGCCTTTGGCGCCATCGCCTTCGGCATCGGCACCACGCAGGTGCGTGACATCCTGGCCACTCAGACCATGGCCATGGGCAAGATGAAGGTCCGCCGCATCAATGTGGAGGGCAAACTTCGCCCCGGAGTTTACTCCAAGGACGTCGCCCTGCACATCATCCGCCTCCTGGGCGCGAATGGCGGCATCGGCTACGCCTACGAATACGGCGGCAATATCTTTGACGAGTTCACGATGGAAGAGCGCATGACCGTCTGCAACATGGCCATCGAAGGCGGTGCCCGCTGTGGTTACGTGAATCCGGATGAAACCACCTTTGAATACCTCAAAGGCCGCCCTTACTCCCCGACAGGCGCTGAATGGGACAGCACTGTGGCCAAGTGGCGCGAAGTGGCTTCCGACAAGGACGCCAAGTATGACGACGTCGTCAACATCCGTGCTGAAGACGTGCCGCCGACAGTCACCTGGGGTACCAGCCCGGATCAGGCCATCGCCGTTACTGAAAACGTGCCGACCCCTGAAAGCGCCACGACTGAACCCGGCCGCATCTCCATCCAGGACGCCCTGGACTACATGAAACTGCCTGCGGGCGAGCCGATCAAAGGCACGAAGATTGACGTCGCCTTCATCGGTTCCTGCACCAACGGCCGTCTGAGCGACTTCCGCGAAGTGGCCAAGTTCATCAAGGGCAAAAAGGTCGCCGCAGGCGTCAAAGCCATCGCTGTTCCTGGCTCCCAGATCGTGGATGTCATGGCCCGTCAGGAAGGCCTCGACAAAGTCTTCTCCGACGCCGGTTTCGAATGGCGCAATGCAGGCTGCTCCATGTGCCTGGCCATGAACCCCGACAAGCTCGTGGGTGACCAGCTTTGCGCTTCCTCCAGCAACCGCAACTTCAAAGGCCGCCAGGGCAGCACCACGGGTCGCACCGTGCTCATGTCCCCCGTCATGGTCGCCGCCGCCGCCCTGACAGGCAGCATCGCCGACGCCCGTGAGGTGTTCTCCATCGCTGGTTGATCACCCCGCTTTAAAAAGCTCTTCACCAAACGGGTCTTCGGTCACTCCGAAGACCCGTTTTTTTATGAAGCGTGCCTCCAGGAATGAATCCATAACGGGCTTACAGTATTCTAGAGTATTTTAAAAAATGATGTAGCTAGTCTGTGCTCATCCCGAGCTTCCAAAAGCGCATTCCCTCTACCACAAGAATTGGGGGTGAGAAGCCGCGAAGTGAAAGGCCAAGGTGAAGGCGCGCAGCACGTAGAAAGTTCGTTCGCAGAGGGGTGCTCTTTTCCCAAAAACGACACTTCTAAAATTCGATCCCCGAGAGCTCTCGACTGCCCCTCACCCCTGGCCCTCTCCCCAGTTCCTGGGGCGAGGGAGGCGTCTTTTCGCGTTCTAAGGCTAAAGACCATTCGGCGCTCGTTTGCTCTATGATTAGCACCCGTTAGGTCTTCAATTTTGAGCTGCCAAAAGCGCGTTCCCTCTCCCCCAAGAATTGGGGGAGAGGCCAAGGTGAGGGGGGAGGGCGCAGCACGCAGAACCTCGTTCGCGAAAGGGGACCTTTTCCAAAAAAAATGACGCGACTCGTCTTCGATCCTCAATCACACTCCCATTCGGGGATTCAATTTTAGGGTGGGTGACTCCTTTATCTAAAATGCTATAACTTTTAGAAGGTAGGCGATGGCGCGTTTCTACTTGCTCTCCCTTGATGATTTAGCGTCGCCCCAAACCAAACGCAGGGTGCCTCTTCTCATGCTTCACCGCGGTCACCCAGAGATTCAATCTTCATTTTCGAAGACGCCTCATCAAATCGCTGTGTGAGATTGGGGCGACTTTCCCGGATTCAATTTCTGCATCTCGCACGAGCGCTAACAAGATGGCCTCTTCGTCTTCCCGATCCGCTGCCAGCGCATACGGATCTTCAATGCTCTCCCATAAAGAGGCCGCAAGCTGTATCCGCTCCTCCAGAGGAAGCTTTAAGGCTTCCGGTGCGATGCGGTCGATCATCATAGAATAAATCTAAACTAGATTTCCGATCAGGAAAAGTCGGTTTTTGGAGGCTGCCACCCGAACTCAACGCACTGAAATATTCCGCGTGCGAAATCATGCCTGAAGTCGTGTTCATCGCACAATGCGGGTGATGGCACACACGGGGCGTCGTTCCTCCACGGCTCCAAAGACTGCGGGAAAGAAACTGCCAGGGAGAAAGGTACACTCCTGCAAACATGTCTGCGCCATTTTCCGCTCCCTCCATCACTCCTCGCCGCCAGTTTCTTCAAAGTACCGGACTGACCCTGCTCAGCCTGCCGACGCTCGCCAAGGCCCAGCAAGGTGGCAGCAAACCCAAGTCACCTGCCTCGGCCAACGCAGTCACATCGGCCCCGGTTTCTTCCCCTGCCCTGGAGCCGCTGAACCGTTTCCCGCGCATGCAGCAGGACTGGTTGGTGGATGTGGTGCGTGGGATCGAAGCCCAAGGGAATGCCCAGCGTGCCGCCCTGAAAACTCAGGCCGATGCTGAGGCCTATGTGAAATCTGTGCAGAAGCGCATCCGTCAGAGTTTTGGCCCGCTGCCCGAGAAGACGCCGCTGAATGCGAAGGTCACAGGCGTGGTGGAGCGCGAGGCATATCGGATCGAAAACATCGTCTTTGAAAGCCGTCCGGGTTACTTCGTCACGGGCAATATGTATGTGCCGAAAGGTCGCACGGGCAAGATGCCTGCGACCGTGGGCCTGTGCGGGCATTCCCTGAATGGCAAGGCCGCCGAGGCTTACCAGAGCTTTGCCCAGGGCCTCGCGCGACTTGGGCACATCTGTTTCATCATTGACCCCGTAGGTCAGGGAGAACGCTTTCAATACCTGGACAATGCAGGCCTGAAGTCGCGTCTGGGTGGTGGTGTGTCAGAGCACATCCAGATGGGCAATTCCCAGACGCTTGTCGGCGAGTTCCTCGGCAGCTGGTTTGCCTGGGATGGCATCCGCGCACTGGACTACCTGCTCACGCGGGATGAGGTGGACCCGCAGCATCTCGGTGTCACGGGCAACTCGGGCGGCGGCACACAGACCACTTGGCTCTGCGGGCTGGAGCCCCGGTTTACCATGGGTGCGCCCTCCTGCTTTGTGACAACCTTCCGTCGCAACGTGGAAAACGAACTGCCCGCCGATACGGAGCAGTGCCCGCCGCAGGTGCTGGCACTGGGGTTGGATCACCTGGATTTCATCGCTGCCATGGCTCCGAAGCCCGTCATCATCATGGCACAGGAAAAGGATTTCTTTGATGCTCGCGGTTCTGCCGAGGCCTATGAGCAGCTTAAAAAGTTATACACCTTGTTAGGTAGACCGGAGAACATCCAGCTCCACACCGGGCCAGACCCGCATGGTTACTCGCAGTCCAATCGCGAGGCGATGTACCGTTTCTTCAACAAGGTCACGGGTCTGCCCGAAGTAGCCGCAGAGCCCACGCTGACCCTAGAGAAAGACGAAACGCTGCTGTGCGCGCCCAAAGGGCAGGTGGCGGAGCTGAAGTCCCGCACGCTCATGTCCTTCACCCAGGAGAAGGTCGCAAACCTAGCCCAGCAGCGCAAGGCCCTGAAGGGGGAAGCTTTAAAAGCCGCCGTGCGTGAGGTGCTGCGGCTGCCCCCACTGCCCACCACGGCCCCGGATTACGGCATCCTTCGTGGAGCAGGTTCACGCAAATACCCGGCTAAAGCCTACTGCACCTACACGGTAGAAACGGAGCCTGGCATCCATGCCCTCCTCACTCGCCTCCAGGAAGAGGAGCTGACCTCCCGCATTCCCGGTGCGGCCAAGCGGGCCATCCTTTACCTCTCCCACCATTCCGCCGATGCTGAGATGCGCAGCGATGCCTGGGTGCAGGGACTCATCCAGGCCGAGCCCGAAGCGGCTTTCTACGGTTGCGATGTTCGTGGCATCGGGGAATCCCAGCCGAATACCTGCGGAGTGAATCAATTTTTGAAACCTTACGGCAGCCACTATTTCTATGCCGCGCATGGATTGATGTTGAACCGTCCTTTGTTAGGCCAGCGAGTGTTTGACGTTCTGCGGGTCATCCAAGCCCTGCGTGCGGCGGGACATCAGGAGATCCACCTCGCTGGGCGCGGGTGGGGTGCTTTGGTCGCTGGCTTGACTGCGCTATTTGCAAACGAGGTCAAGCAGGTGACCCTCAAAAATGCGCTCGCCTCTTTCCAAGTGATCGCAGAGGATGCGGAATACCAGTGGCCCTATGCCGTGATGCTGCCAGGCGTACTGGCGCATTTTGATCTGCCAGACTGTTATGCAGAACTGGCTAACCAAAAGTTGCAAAACCTGGAACCCTGGGGTGCTGGCGATGGAATGAAGTTGTGATGGCGCGTGAATTTATTCTTCCGCAGGACCCCATTTCGGAAACGGATCGGGGAATCGGCTCCAGGCCGCAGGCCCTCCAGCGTATTCCTCATCCGTCAATAGACAGGCATCAAAATTTGCACGCAGGGAATCCTGATCCATGTGACGGCCGATGATGACGATCTCCTGTCGGCGATCGCCATACGGGTCACGGCTGTTTGCCTGGATCTCCTGGAGGCTCACCGCATCCTGCGGCCATTCAGCCTGATCCACGGCCGACCAGAAAAAGCCAAGGGCGCGGGTGTCACGCAAGACGCCCGCTTGAGAAACAAAACCCGCCAGTTCCATGCGAGTGGCTAACCAAAAGAGACCTTTCGCCCTCACCACGCCTTCCCAGGAGGCCTTGAGGTGGGCCTGAAAACGCTCGGGGTGAAAGGGGCGATGAGCCCGGTAAACGAAACTGCTGATGCCATACTCCTCAGTCTCAGGCGTGTGGCCTTGGAGGCTGTCCAGCCAGCCCTGGCTTTCTTCCGCCTCCTGCATGTCAAAGAGACCTGTGTGCATCACTGTTTCTAAGGGCACCTCAGAGTGCTGGGTGAGGTGGACTTTTGCCTTGGGATTGAGGGCGTGGATGATGCCCTGGATCTCCTTCACTTCTTCAGGTGCCACGCAGTCGGTCTTGTTGATGAGGATGACGTTGGCGAATTCGATCTGGTCCGTCAGCAGGTGGGCTAGGGTGCGCCCGTCTTCCTCACTCATGCCTTGGCCTCGGTCTTGGAGGTCTTCGGTGCTGTGGTAGTCTTCCAAAAAATTCCGGGCATCCACCACGGTAACCATCGTGTCCAGTTGCGCTAAATCGGAAAGGGAGTGCCCCGCCTCATCTTCAAAGGTGAAGGTCTCCGCCACAGGCATGGGCTCTGAGACGCCCGTGGACTCGATCACCAGCGCATCGAAGCGACCTTCGCGGGCCAATTTACCCACCTCCAGCATCAGGTCTTCACGCAGGGTGCAGCAAATGCAGCCGTTGCTCATTTCCACCATCTTTTCTTCGGTGCGGCTGAGCTTTGCATCACCGGATTTCACCAACTGGGCATCCACATTCACCTCGCTCATGTCATTCACAATCACCGCCACTTTGCGGCCTTCACGATTCCGCAAGATGTGGTTCAGAAGCGTGGTCTTTCCGGCACCGAGAAAGCCGGAAAGAACGGTGACAGGAAGACGTGAAGGAGGAGCGATCATTAAAGCAAGTAAGTTGCATTTATTTAAAGCGCAACTTATTTGCATATAGAACCCACAAAATGTAAGGTGCGTCTCGGGTAGTGAGCGCGACATGTTGTTCGATCCCTAAAGGAGCAGATGGCCCAGAACGGAAGTTTCCTTCACAGCGGTCTAAAATCTTCTAAGCGGTTTATTTTGTGCAGTAACCGTCGTGTCTCAAAGAGGCTATAACTCGTTAAGTATCCATCGTATGCGCCTTCCCGTTTTCCTCACTTGTCTGGGTCTGTTGTCATCCACCGCGCTCGCCGAGCCGACCTCCGTGGAGCTCATCCTGGACTGCTCCGGCTCCATGTGGAACAAGCTCAGCGACGGGCGTTACCGCATTGATGCGGCGAAGCAGGTGCTCAGTGAATTTATCGCCACGGCGCCTGAAAAGGAAGATCTGCACATCGGTCTGCGACTCTATGGTTCCAAAGTGTCTCACCGTGAACCCGGGGCCTGTGAGGACACCGCCCTAGTCGTCCCCATCGAAGGTTTTCAGCGAGGTGAAATGCTGAAGCTGGTCAAAGAAGCCCGCGCCATCGGGGCCACACCGCTGGCCATCTCGCTGAATGCGGCGGCTGAGGATTTCACAAAACCGGGTAAGAAACAGGTCATCGTTTTTACCGATGGCGAAGAATCCTGCGGAGGCGATGTGACCGCAGCCTTGGCCAAACTGAAGTCCGAGGGCATTGATGCCGATGTGCGCATCATTGGCATCGGCCTGCCGAAAGGGGTGGCGGCGCGGTTTGCCGTCCTGGCCCCGATTGAAAACGCGGACAGCGTGCTGAAGCTGGCCGAGGCGCTCAAAAACGCTACCGCCACCACTGTCGCCATCCCTGCCGCTCCGCCAAAGGTGGAAAAGCTGAAGGTCACCGTGCGGGTCATGAAGAACGGGGAGCCGCTGGCGGAGGGTGACATCAGCCTCACCGGGGGAGACAAAACGCCCAATAAATTGACGAAGGGCGAGGAGCCCGGCACCTGGACAGGCGAGCTGCCGCCCGGGATCTACACAGCGAAGGTCGCCCCAGCCGGGCGCACATTCACGGACCTGGGCGTGGCGCGCTCAGCGGACAATACCTTCGTGCTGGATGTGACAGAACTGCCCAAGGTCACGATCGAAATTCCCAATGAAGAGATCACCGTGTTGCAGGAGTTTGCCCTGATGTTCTCGGGGGCCAATGGCATCGGTGACCAACACATCGTCATCGCTCCAGCAGACGCACCCGATTCCGCCGTGCCCAATCTGCGAGATGCGATTGGAAAAGAGGCCACGATGGCCATCATCGCCCCGGACCTGCCGGGCATGTATGAGGCGCGTTTCACCCAACGCGGGGCGAATGGGTCCAACGTGATTTGTGGCCGATCTAAACCCTTCGAGGTCAAAGTGCCGCAGGTCACGCTGGAAGTACCCGCCACCGTGACCTCCAGCACCCCGATGACGGTCAAATTCAAAGCCCCCGTTCAGAACAACGACTGGATCGGCTGGGTGAAAGCAGGCGCTGAAGATGGCGAATACCAAATTTACACACGCCCCACGGCCAACAGTGACAGCGTGCAGATGAATGCCCCGGCGGAACCTGGTGACTATGAAATGCGCTATGCCAACGAGGGCAGCATCAAGCCCTTCGCTCGCAAAGCCTTCAAGGTGGAGGCAGCCACACTGGGCCTGGAAGCTCCTGAAACCGTCATGGCCGGGTCCATGGTAGCCATCGGCTGGAAAGCCCCGGCTGTTGGGAATCTCTACATTTCCATCGTCGAAAAAACAGCACAGCCCGGTGCCTACAATGACTACCGCCGACTGGATGGCGGGGAGAATCCGCTGAAAATTCTGGCCCCGCGCAAGACTGGCGAAATGGAGATCCGGATCACTGAGGAGCAGCAAAACAAAGTGATATTTAGCCGGCCCATCAAACTCACGGCTATGCAGGCCACGCTCAAAGGCCCGACCGAAGTGGCCAAGGATTCACCCATTAACATCGCCTGGACAGGTCCTGCTGGCGCAGGAGACTTTGTCACCATCACCAAGGTCGGCGCGCCAGAGTCCGAATACCTCGACTATGCCTACGTCGTGGATGCTCCTGCCATGGTCGAGATCAAGGCCCCTGAAGAAGCCGGAGATTACGAGCTGCGCTACACCACCCAGGAAAACGAGGTGATCGCCCGACAGCCGATCAAGGTGAAGTGATGGCGCATAACGGGAGGCTTGATCTGATGCTACCAGATGGTATAGATCAAGCATGACCGCCATCGCCAAAGTTTTTCAAAACGGGCGCAGCCAGGCCGTGCGACTGCCCAAGGAGTTTCGTGTCAAAGGCCCTGAGGTTTATATCCGCCACACTCCCGAAGGCATTTTGATCAGTGAACGCGATCCTTGGGATCGTATGGAAGAAGGCTGCCAGCAGCTTTCGGATGAGTTTCTGAAAGCCGTCGAAAAGCGTGAGAAAAAGCCGCCTCAGAAACGCAAAGGGTCTGACTGAAGATGATCTACTTGCTTGATACAGACATCCTCATTCACATGATGCGAGGACTGAAGATCAGGGTCGCCAGGACGGAGGCTCAGAAGCTGCGTGTGCAGCAGGCGCGAAACATTCTTTCAGCTTGCCGGGCACAGTCCAAGGCCGGGCATACGGTAGCTTGTTCAGCCATCACTCTGGCAGAGCTGGAGTTTGGCGCTCGCAATAGCCTGGACTATGAGCAGGAGGCCGCCGCCACCCGGCTGGCGATGTCTGCCTTTCATGCGTTTGACTGGACAGTGGAGGGCTGTGTGGAGGCTTATGGCTTCATCCGCCATCACTTGGAATCCAAAGGAAAAAACATTGGTGAAAATGACCAGCTCATTGCCGCCCATGCCATGGCATTAAAAGCTGTGCTGGTGACGAACAACACCCGTGAATTCACTCGCATTCCTGGACTGAAGGTGGAGAACTGGACGGCCTCCTCCTAAGTTTATTCATGTCTCATCAACCCCAAAACATCCACGCTGGCACGCAGGTGGTCACGCTCATCAGCGTGCATGGCAGCAATCATGCCCTGGTACATCCGCGTGGGGCCGTGGGCATTGTAACAAGGACTCCCTGTGGTGAGGAGCAGCGTTACCTCGTGCGTTTTCCTGATGGCTTTGAAGCCGCTTTGCTGCCTAACGAGATGGAGGTGCTGAAGCTTTTCAAAGATCGCCTCGAGGGTGCCTCCAATAGCCTGCAAAACTTTGCGCTAGAGGATCATGTCATCTACCGCTGCATCGTCGGTTCTCGGGCTTATGGCCTGGAGACGGAGACTTCGGACACAGATTTGCGCGGCATCTACCTCGCCCCGGCAGATCTGCACTGGTCGCTTTATGGTGCACCCGAGCAGTTTGAGGACAACGAACAGCAGGCCTGCTACTGGGAGCTGCAGAAGTTTCTCACCATGGCCCTGAAAGCCAACCCCAACATCCTTGAGTGCCTGTATTCGCCGCTGGTGGAAAAGGCCACGCCCATTGCTCAGGAGCTGCTGGCGATTCGGGACAAGTTCCTCTCCCAGATGATCTTCCAGACCTTCAACGGTTATGCCCTCAGTCAGTTCAAAAAGATTGAGCAGGACCTGCGCAATCAGGGGCAGGTGCGCTGGAAGCACGCCATGCACCTCCTCCGCCTCCTCATGAGCGGAGCGGGGGCGGTACGCGAAGGCCGCGTGCCCGTGCATGTGGGCGAGCGCCGCGAGGAACTGCTGGCCGTGAAGCGCGGTGAACTCACCTGGGAGCAGGTGGATGCCTGGCGGCAGCGCCTGCACCGCGAATTCGAACAAGCCCTGGCCGAAACCAAGCTGCCCGAAAGACCGGACTATGAAGCGGCTAACCAAATATTAATTTTGGCGCGGCGCTCCAAAGCGGCCTAACCATCCATTCTTTATGACACCTTCCATCGCAGCCACGGTCCAAGACCCTCGCCTTCAGCGCATCACCACGGCGCAGCCTTATCCCTTGCTGTTTGCGACCATTAGCGGAGCGCACTTGTATGGCTTTCCGTCTCCGGATTCAGATGTGGATCTGCGAGGCGCGCATGTGCTGCCGCTCAGGCAGGTACTGGGACTGGATGCCCGGCATGAGACGGTGGAGGATTCCCGCATCATTGAGGGGCTGGAGATGGACATCGTCAGCCATGATGTGAAGAAGTTCTTCAACCTACTGCTGAAGAAAAACGGCTATGTGCTGGAGCAGCTTTATTCGCCGCTGATCGTGCAGACGACTCCGGAACATGCGGAGCTAAAGGAGATCGCCAAGGGCTGCATCACCCGTCATCATTCGCATCACTACCTGGGTTTTGTACACACGCAGTGGGAGCTGTTTTTGAAAGAATCGCCGCATCGGGTGAAGCCGCTGCTATATGTCTATCGTGTGCTGCTGACGGGCATCTGGATGATGCGCACGGGCGAGGTGGAGGCGAATCTGGTGACGCTGAATGAGACCTTTCGCCTGCCGTATGTGGATGACCTCATCGCCCGCAAGCTGGCCGGGCCTGAACAGGGCACGCTGGACGATGCAGACCTGGCTTTTCACCAGAGCGAGTTTGAGCGCCTGAGGGCCATGCTACAGGCCGCGCATGAGGCGAGCACGCTGCGGGAGCTACCCGAGGATGCAGCTCGTTCTGGCATCAATGACCTGCTCATCCGCGTGCGGCTGGCTCAGGGAATCTGACTGTGAATGAGCCGGGCGGCTTGGCTGGCCGGCACATCCTTTTGGTTAGGATCATCCAGCATCTTTTGCAGGGTGGCCTTGGCCTCAGCCGGACGGTTTTCATCCAGATACAGACGGGCCTGATATAGATGCGCGCGGGCTTTGTCAGAGGCGATGACGTAGAGGCTGAGGGCGTGCTCCAGCAGGTCAATGGCTTCGTTGTTCTTGCCTTCGCTGGCGGAGAGCAGGGAGGTGAGTTCCAGCAGGTGCGGTTTGCTGCGTGTTTCGGCGAGGGTGGTCAGGGCCTGCTTCAGTTCCCGGCTATCCTCACCCGGATGTCGGGTGGAGGTGCCCTGATACAAAGCGTAGTCGCGGTCGCGTCCATCGCCCATGCTGGAGCCAGCGCCGCGTGCATAGGGACGGTAGAGAGGATCGCCACAGACGACGTTCATCCAGGAGAGCACGGGGGTGGCATTCCAGGCCGCCTCCGCCAGTGTGTAGCCTTCCAGCAGGCGCTGGTTGAGCACATCAAAGTGGACCGTGAGGCTGAGGTAGGGCTCAAACACATTTCCCAGGGCAGCGGCGGCCCCCTGGCGCAGCAGCGGACCTACCCAGTGCCGATCTGGCGCACGCAGGGCAGCCCCACTGAAGGAGTGCAAATGACAGGCGATGGCCCCGGTCTGAAATTTGAATGAGGGACTGGCGATAGCCCCGCTGGCGTGGGTGGTATACCAGCCAAAATAAAAGGCGGTATCCGGCAGGGGCCAGTGGTCTGGCAGCACGGCCTCCGCCTTGTCCACATAAACGGGGATGCCCTTTTGGCGAAAGAGGATGGCGCTGCGGTTTAGCCAGTCTTCACCTTCCTGATAGGCTCCAGTTTTCTGAGCCAGGTCAATCACGGCGCGCCCACGAAGCCCGTGTTCTTCAGCGCTAAGGGCGTCATCAATCATGCGTTTCACAGTGTCTGCATCCGGCCCATCTAGCCGCCCCACCAGCAGCAGCCCCGGTGTGCCCTGGAACATTTGGAAGCGCATGTCCTGCTTGAAGTAAGGATTACGCAAAGCACCCGCGATGGGCTGGCGCGGCAGGCCTAGCAGGGCCAGTTCGCTATCCACGCTGGCTTCATCTTCCTGCGTGTTCTTGGGGTTTTGCGCATCGCGCTGAATTTGAAACGGGATGCCGCGCATCAGCACCACCACGCGCACGGCAGACTCGGCCACCGTCATGGCAGGCATGGACTTGCCCGTGACCGGATCTTTTAACTCTTGCTGGCCCAGCCGCCACCAGCCCCGACGCACGAAGGCCTCGAACAAAGGTTTGCGCAAAAGTTCGTTATACTCCTGGCGGGTCATGGAGTCCGTCATGGGGCAATCGAGACCGATGACACGGTCCGCAGGGATGCCACGCTTTTGGGCGTAGTATTCAGCCAGTTCCTGAGACTGGGCGAAGTCGGGATTGTAAATGACCACGGTTTCACCGCTGAGATCCAAAGCTGGCGGGGGCTCCTGAGCCCGCAGAGGACTGGCGAAGAGAGTAAGTAGGGCTAGGCCGTGCACGATCGTCTGTCTAAAGCAGCCTAACCCAAGGGATGATGGTCTGGAGGTGGCCATGATCACAGATCCCAGTGCAGTTCCAGCCCATCATAGGCGATTTTGACTCCCTCGGGCAGGAGGGGTTCAGCCCGCGAGTGCATGACCTCGCATTGCAAGTGGGTGAGAAAGGTGCGCCGAGGGCGGATCTGCGCCTGCACGGCCAGGGCCTCGGCCACGCTCATGTGCGTGGGGTGCTCCGTGTAACGCAGGGCATCCACAATGAGAGTATCCACGCCTCCCATGGCGGCAAGGGCCTCGGGCTGGATGATCTTGGCATCAGGGATATAGGCACAGAGTTTGCGCTCTTGCCGGGTAAAAAGGTAGCCCACGGTCTCTACTTTGCCATGC
It includes:
- a CDS encoding addiction module protein, which gives rise to MMIDRIAPEALKLPLEERIQLAASLWESIEDPYALAADREDEEAILLALVRDAEIESGKVAPISHSDLMRRLRK
- the zigA gene encoding zinc metallochaperone GTPase ZigA is translated as MIAPPSRLPVTVLSGFLGAGKTTLLNHILRNREGRKVAVIVNDMSEVNVDAQLVKSGDAKLSRTEEKMVEMSNGCICCTLREDLMLEVGKLAREGRFDALVIESTGVSEPMPVAETFTFEDEAGHSLSDLAQLDTMVTVVDARNFLEDYHSTEDLQDRGQGMSEEDGRTLAHLLTDQIEFANVILINKTDCVAPEEVKEIQGIIHALNPKAKVHLTQHSEVPLETVMHTGLFDMQEAEESQGWLDSLQGHTPETEEYGISSFVYRAHRPFHPERFQAHLKASWEGVVRAKGLFWLATRMELAGFVSQAGVLRDTRALGFFWSAVDQAEWPQDAVSLQEIQANSRDPYGDRRQEIVIIGRHMDQDSLRANFDACLLTDEEYAGGPAAWSRFPDPFPKWGPAEE
- a CDS encoding antitoxin, with product MTAIAKVFQNGRSQAVRLPKEFRVKGPEVYIRHTPEGILISERDPWDRMEEGCQQLSDEFLKAVEKREKKPPQKRKGSD
- a CDS encoding VWA domain-containing protein, whose translation is MRLPVFLTCLGLLSSTALAEPTSVELILDCSGSMWNKLSDGRYRIDAAKQVLSEFIATAPEKEDLHIGLRLYGSKVSHREPGACEDTALVVPIEGFQRGEMLKLVKEARAIGATPLAISLNAAAEDFTKPGKKQVIVFTDGEESCGGDVTAALAKLKSEGIDADVRIIGIGLPKGVAARFAVLAPIENADSVLKLAEALKNATATTVAIPAAPPKVEKLKVTVRVMKNGEPLAEGDISLTGGDKTPNKLTKGEEPGTWTGELPPGIYTAKVAPAGRTFTDLGVARSADNTFVLDVTELPKVTIEIPNEEITVLQEFALMFSGANGIGDQHIVIAPADAPDSAVPNLRDAIGKEATMAIIAPDLPGMYEARFTQRGANGSNVICGRSKPFEVKVPQVTLEVPATVTSSTPMTVKFKAPVQNNDWIGWVKAGAEDGEYQIYTRPTANSDSVQMNAPAEPGDYEMRYANEGSIKPFARKAFKVEAATLGLEAPETVMAGSMVAIGWKAPAVGNLYISIVEKTAQPGAYNDYRRLDGGENPLKILAPRKTGEMEIRITEEQQNKVIFSRPIKLTAMQATLKGPTEVAKDSPINIAWTGPAGAGDFVTITKVGAPESEYLDYAYVVDAPAMVEIKAPEEAGDYELRYTTQENEVIARQPIKVK
- a CDS encoding nucleotidyltransferase domain-containing protein, coding for MSHQPQNIHAGTQVVTLISVHGSNHALVHPRGAVGIVTRTPCGEEQRYLVRFPDGFEAALLPNEMEVLKLFKDRLEGASNSLQNFALEDHVIYRCIVGSRAYGLETETSDTDLRGIYLAPADLHWSLYGAPEQFEDNEQQACYWELQKFLTMALKANPNILECLYSPLVEKATPIAQELLAIRDKFLSQMIFQTFNGYALSQFKKIEQDLRNQGQVRWKHAMHLLRLLMSGAGAVREGRVPVHVGERREELLAVKRGELTWEQVDAWRQRLHREFEQALAETKLPERPDYEAANQILILARRSKAA
- a CDS encoding alpha/beta hydrolase family protein gives rise to the protein MSAPFSAPSITPRRQFLQSTGLTLLSLPTLAKAQQGGSKPKSPASANAVTSAPVSSPALEPLNRFPRMQQDWLVDVVRGIEAQGNAQRAALKTQADAEAYVKSVQKRIRQSFGPLPEKTPLNAKVTGVVEREAYRIENIVFESRPGYFVTGNMYVPKGRTGKMPATVGLCGHSLNGKAAEAYQSFAQGLARLGHICFIIDPVGQGERFQYLDNAGLKSRLGGGVSEHIQMGNSQTLVGEFLGSWFAWDGIRALDYLLTRDEVDPQHLGVTGNSGGGTQTTWLCGLEPRFTMGAPSCFVTTFRRNVENELPADTEQCPPQVLALGLDHLDFIAAMAPKPVIIMAQEKDFFDARGSAEAYEQLKKLYTLLGRPENIQLHTGPDPHGYSQSNREAMYRFFNKVTGLPEVAAEPTLTLEKDETLLCAPKGQVAELKSRTLMSFTQEKVANLAQQRKALKGEALKAAVREVLRLPPLPTTAPDYGILRGAGSRKYPAKAYCTYTVETEPGIHALLTRLQEEELTSRIPGAAKRAILYLSHHSADAEMRSDAWVQGLIQAEPEAAFYGCDVRGIGESQPNTCGVNQFLKPYGSHYFYAAHGLMLNRPLLGQRVFDVLRVIQALRAAGHQEIHLAGRGWGALVAGLTALFANEVKQVTLKNALASFQVIAEDAEYQWPYAVMLPGVLAHFDLPDCYAELANQKLQNLEPWGAGDGMKL
- a CDS encoding type II toxin-antitoxin system VapC family toxin, with amino-acid sequence MIYLLDTDILIHMMRGLKIRVARTEAQKLRVQQARNILSACRAQSKAGHTVACSAITLAELEFGARNSLDYEQEAAATRLAMSAFHAFDWTVEGCVEAYGFIRHHLESKGKNIGENDQLIAAHAMALKAVLVTNNTREFTRIPGLKVENWTASS
- the leuC gene encoding 3-isopropylmalate dehydratase large subunit, producing the protein MGKTLFEKVWESHVVGTLANGQTQLLIDTHLVHEVTSPQAFGMLRDLNLKVAYPHRTFATVDHIVPTDSQVSPFSDPLAEAMIQELNKNAQEFGITYFSLASGKQGIVHVVGPEQGITQPGTTIACGDSHTATHGAFGAIAFGIGTTQVRDILATQTMAMGKMKVRRINVEGKLRPGVYSKDVALHIIRLLGANGGIGYAYEYGGNIFDEFTMEERMTVCNMAIEGGARCGYVNPDETTFEYLKGRPYSPTGAEWDSTVAKWREVASDKDAKYDDVVNIRAEDVPPTVTWGTSPDQAIAVTENVPTPESATTEPGRISIQDALDYMKLPAGEPIKGTKIDVAFIGSCTNGRLSDFREVAKFIKGKKVAAGVKAIAVPGSQIVDVMARQEGLDKVFSDAGFEWRNAGCSMCLAMNPDKLVGDQLCASSSNRNFKGRQGSTTGRTVLMSPVMVAAAALTGSIADAREVFSIAG